In the Lujinxingia vulgaris genome, one interval contains:
- a CDS encoding ATP synthase F0 subunit B: protein MIDVMTASSPLLVAAVAIDIDGTLFVQMGAFLLVFVILNFVLIKPYLKTVEAREESVQGSSEEAGEMDAQAAVLTASYDEKLSKARREAQDVRESLRNQGLAEQDDILEEVREELGGKLAEERKVIEDRVVAARAEIDERARALAEAMVQKVLPQG from the coding sequence ATGATCGATGTAATGACCGCTTCAAGTCCGCTGCTCGTCGCAGCGGTTGCGATCGACATAGACGGCACGCTCTTCGTTCAGATGGGCGCGTTCTTGCTCGTCTTTGTGATCCTGAACTTCGTCCTGATCAAGCCCTACCTCAAGACGGTGGAAGCACGCGAAGAGAGCGTGCAGGGCTCCTCCGAAGAGGCCGGTGAGATGGACGCACAGGCCGCCGTGCTCACCGCTTCCTACGATGAGAAGCTGAGCAAAGCGCGCCGCGAGGCCCAGGATGTGCGCGAGTCCCTGCGCAATCAGGGGCTGGCCGAGCAGGACGATATCCTCGAAGAGGTGCGCGAGGAGCTCGGCGGCAAGCTGGCCGAAGAGCGCAAGGTGATCGAGGATCGCGTGGTTGCGGCCCGCGCCGAGATCGACGAGCGTGCCCGTGCGCTGGCCGAGGCGATGGTTCAGAAGGTGCTCCCGCAGGGATAA
- a CDS encoding 2-oxoglutarate dehydrogenase E1 component has protein sequence MTVKDSNEQAPNSPRPTASDSQFTGENLAFIEDLYRQYLEDASSVDPSWKPIFQEYFGGDAPVNSGAPHFKPRSIFEPARVPTRDLGGEAVWVDKAEGITVKAPGRTEGFAARVEAIVRAFRLHGHLIAKIDPLDRPRRPAPPELEPSLYGFTSGDLKAKVNYEPLFGSREVTLGDLLQRLRDLYCGHIAVEYQNMPGSQSRTWLRDRIERNDYAPLDVAADGPHILKKLVDADAFETFLHKKYVGAKRFSLTGGESLIPMLDFMLEEAADSGVEEVVVGMAHRGRLNVLHNIMNKPAEAMFSEFEKVQTPEEYVGSSDVKYHMGFSSDHPTRNGKTVHLSLCFNPSHLEFVNPVVLGRVRAKQDRLGTEAARQKLLPLLLHGDAAFSGQGIVTESLNLARVKGYNVGGTIHVVINNQIGFTTNPEDGRSTTYATDVAKMLEVPIFHVNGDDPEACVRVMKLAMQYRQRFGEDVIVDLVCYRRYGHNEGDEPRFTQPEMYGAIDSSKPVREKYVDSLIERQIMSADQTEAVWNERMDYYGEVFKEVREQPQRKSISSLDGLWTPYHGGELEAGAGNDAPINEDLFKELARKLTEVPESHNVHRTLRRFLKGREQVASGEAPADWGTGEALAFASLLINGTRIRMTGQDCIRGTFSHRHAALFDTETGEGYWPLRNLKEDQASIEIYNSTLSENAVLGFEYGFSLDSPDALVLWEAQFGDFVNGAQVIIDQFINSGEDKWKRLSALTLLLPHGYEGQGPEHSSARLERFLQLCAGDNMYVCNMTTPAQYFHALRRQVLHSARKPLIVMSPKSLLRHKDAVSPMEDFTTVGFQPILKETRESVNTEKVRRVLLCSGKVYYDLCDYAAEQGIDDVAIVRVEQLYPLEGKLLQDAVAPFKNSREIVWVQEEPKNMGSWHYIFPRLIELFGADPLPAYVGRVASASPATGAYESHELEQRALVTKAFAETLD, from the coding sequence ATGACCGTGAAAGACTCCAACGAGCAAGCACCCAACTCGCCCCGGCCCACCGCCTCCGACAGCCAATTTACCGGGGAGAACCTCGCGTTTATCGAGGATCTCTACCGCCAGTACCTGGAAGACGCCTCCTCGGTCGATCCGAGCTGGAAGCCGATCTTCCAGGAGTATTTTGGCGGCGACGCCCCGGTCAACAGTGGCGCCCCCCACTTCAAGCCCCGCTCGATCTTTGAGCCGGCCCGCGTCCCCACCCGGGATCTGGGTGGCGAGGCGGTCTGGGTGGATAAGGCCGAAGGGATCACGGTGAAGGCTCCCGGCCGCACCGAGGGGTTTGCCGCGCGCGTCGAGGCGATCGTGCGCGCCTTCCGCCTCCACGGTCACCTGATCGCGAAGATCGATCCCCTCGATCGTCCGCGCCGCCCCGCCCCCCCGGAGCTTGAGCCCTCGCTCTACGGCTTCACCTCCGGCGATCTTAAGGCGAAGGTCAACTACGAGCCCCTCTTCGGCTCCCGCGAAGTGACCCTGGGCGATCTTCTCCAGCGCCTGCGCGATCTTTATTGCGGCCACATCGCCGTCGAATACCAGAACATGCCGGGCAGCCAGTCCCGCACCTGGCTGCGCGATCGCATCGAGCGCAACGACTACGCCCCGCTCGATGTCGCCGCCGACGGCCCGCACATCCTCAAAAAGCTCGTCGACGCCGACGCCTTTGAGACCTTCCTGCATAAGAAGTACGTCGGCGCCAAGCGCTTCTCGCTCACCGGCGGGGAGTCGCTGATCCCGATGCTCGACTTCATGCTCGAAGAGGCCGCCGACTCCGGCGTCGAAGAGGTCGTCGTGGGCATGGCCCACCGCGGTCGCCTCAACGTGCTCCACAACATCATGAACAAGCCCGCTGAGGCGATGTTCTCGGAGTTCGAAAAAGTCCAGACCCCCGAGGAGTACGTCGGCAGCAGCGACGTCAAATACCACATGGGGTTCTCCAGCGATCACCCCACGCGCAACGGCAAGACCGTTCACCTCTCGCTCTGCTTTAACCCCAGCCACCTCGAGTTTGTGAACCCGGTGGTCCTGGGGCGCGTGCGCGCCAAACAAGATCGCCTGGGCACCGAGGCCGCCCGCCAGAAGCTCCTGCCGCTGCTCCTGCACGGCGACGCAGCCTTCTCCGGCCAGGGCATCGTGACCGAGTCGCTCAACCTGGCGCGCGTCAAAGGCTACAACGTCGGCGGCACCATCCACGTGGTGATCAACAACCAGATCGGCTTCACCACCAACCCCGAAGACGGCCGCTCCACGACCTACGCCACCGACGTGGCGAAGATGCTGGAAGTGCCGATCTTCCACGTCAACGGCGACGACCCCGAAGCCTGCGTGCGCGTGATGAAGCTCGCCATGCAGTACCGCCAGCGCTTTGGCGAAGATGTCATCGTGGACCTGGTCTGCTACCGCCGCTACGGCCACAACGAAGGCGACGAACCCCGCTTCACCCAGCCTGAGATGTACGGCGCCATCGACAGCTCCAAGCCGGTGCGCGAGAAGTACGTCGACAGCCTCATCGAGCGCCAGATCATGAGCGCCGACCAGACCGAGGCGGTCTGGAACGAGCGCATGGATTACTACGGCGAAGTCTTCAAAGAGGTGCGCGAGCAGCCCCAGCGCAAGTCCATCAGCAGCCTCGACGGGCTGTGGACGCCGTACCACGGCGGCGAACTCGAAGCCGGCGCCGGAAACGACGCGCCCATCAATGAAGATCTTTTCAAAGAGCTCGCCCGCAAACTCACCGAAGTCCCCGAGAGCCACAACGTGCACCGCACGCTGCGCCGCTTCCTCAAAGGTCGCGAGCAGGTCGCATCTGGCGAGGCCCCGGCCGACTGGGGCACTGGCGAGGCGCTGGCGTTTGCGTCGCTGCTGATCAACGGCACGCGCATCCGCATGACCGGCCAGGACTGCATCCGCGGCACCTTCAGCCACCGCCACGCCGCCCTCTTCGACACCGAGACCGGTGAAGGCTACTGGCCGCTGCGCAACCTCAAGGAAGACCAGGCCTCCATCGAGATCTACAACTCCACCCTCTCCGAGAACGCGGTCCTGGGCTTTGAGTACGGCTTTAGCCTCGACTCCCCCGACGCGCTCGTGCTCTGGGAGGCGCAGTTCGGCGACTTCGTCAACGGCGCCCAGGTCATCATCGACCAGTTCATCAACTCCGGCGAAGATAAGTGGAAGCGCCTCAGCGCGCTCACCCTCCTCCTCCCCCACGGCTACGAGGGCCAGGGCCCGGAGCACTCCTCCGCTCGCCTGGAGCGCTTCCTCCAGCTCTGCGCCGGCGACAATATGTACGTCTGCAACATGACCACGCCGGCGCAGTACTTCCACGCGCTGCGCCGCCAGGTGCTGCACAGCGCGCGCAAGCCCCTGATCGTGATGAGCCCCAAGAGCCTGCTGCGCCACAAAGACGCGGTCAGCCCCATGGAGGACTTCACCACCGTGGGCTTCCAGCCCATCCTCAAAGAGACGCGCGAGTCGGTGAACACCGAGAAAGTCCGCCGCGTGCTGCTTTGCTCCGGAAAGGTCTACTACGACCTCTGCGACTACGCCGCCGAGCAGGGCATCGACGATGTCGCCATCGTGCGCGTCGAGCAGCTCTACCCGCTCGAAGGCAAACTTCTTCAGGACGCGGTCGCGCCTTTCAAGAACTCCCGCGAGATCGTGTGGGTCCAGGAAGAGCCCAAGAACATGGGTTCCTGGCACTACATCTTCCCGCGTCTCATCGAGCTCTTCGGTGCCGATCCGCTTCCGGCCTACGTCGGACGCGTGGCCAGCGCCAGCCCGGCCACCGGTGCCTACGAGAGCCACGAGCTTGAGCAGCGCGCGCTGGTGACCAAAGCCTTCGCCGAGACCCTCGATTAA
- a CDS encoding F0F1 ATP synthase subunit B family protein, producing MTSKLLRVAGSRRAIFVQVLVLLVCVSAPAFAAASGEGHGFPWKYWFTGIFNLLVFLGIIIKFGGPAIRDFFANRRETFLADMNAARLAREQAEARLAELNAKLEALERDRQSMLDEYHAQGEREKQRLIDAAKKSVEKMRADAELTIQQEVKRAVAMLEEQAVNTALEMAQRVASERVDAGVQNKLVESYVAELGKASSAAKN from the coding sequence ATGACTTCGAAACTTCTTCGCGTGGCGGGCTCCCGGCGGGCGATCTTTGTGCAGGTGCTTGTGCTCCTGGTGTGCGTGAGCGCGCCTGCGTTTGCGGCGGCTTCCGGTGAGGGCCACGGCTTCCCCTGGAAGTACTGGTTTACCGGCATCTTCAACCTGCTGGTGTTCCTGGGGATCATCATCAAGTTTGGTGGCCCGGCGATCCGCGACTTCTTTGCCAACCGCCGCGAGACCTTCCTGGCGGACATGAACGCCGCCAGGCTCGCCCGCGAGCAAGCCGAGGCTCGCCTGGCCGAGCTCAACGCGAAGCTCGAGGCGCTGGAGCGCGATCGTCAGTCGATGCTCGACGAGTACCACGCTCAGGGTGAGCGCGAGAAACAGCGCCTGATCGACGCCGCCAAGAAGAGCGTCGAGAAGATGCGGGCCGACGCCGAGCTGACCATCCAGCAGGAGGTCAAGCGCGCGGTGGCCATGCTCGAAGAGCAGGCGGTCAACACCGCCCTGGAGATGGCGCAGCGCGTGGCGAGTGAGCGCGTGGATGCCGGTGTGCAGAACAAGCTCGTCGAGAGCTACGTTGCCGAGCTGGGCAAGGCGTCTTCGGCGGCTAAGAACTGA
- the atpH gene encoding ATP synthase F1 subunit delta produces MAKVPVARRYARALLELASEQKKLEPIHGSLSWLSEAFDQSETLRQALLNPGVKLKERRAVIEALAQKQGWDQLFKNFVMLLLDRDRLRYVREIAEDFSAGVDEKAGRVRARVSSATALSDAQLAEVKAALAKMTGKEVLVETSVDEALIGGVVARVGGSIYDGSVRTQLKRMREAILKEV; encoded by the coding sequence ATGGCAAAGGTACCGGTAGCCCGACGATACGCCCGCGCGCTGCTCGAGCTCGCAAGCGAGCAGAAGAAGCTCGAGCCGATTCACGGCTCGCTGAGCTGGTTGAGCGAGGCGTTTGATCAGAGCGAGACGCTGCGTCAGGCGCTGCTCAACCCCGGGGTCAAGCTCAAGGAGCGCCGCGCGGTGATCGAAGCGCTGGCTCAGAAGCAGGGCTGGGATCAGCTCTTTAAGAACTTTGTGATGCTGCTCCTCGACCGCGATCGCCTGCGCTATGTGCGCGAGATCGCCGAGGATTTCAGCGCCGGTGTCGACGAGAAGGCCGGCCGGGTTCGCGCTCGCGTGAGCAGCGCCACGGCGCTGAGCGACGCGCAGCTGGCCGAGGTCAAGGCGGCGCTTGCGAAGATGACGGGTAAAGAGGTGCTGGTGGAGACGTCGGTGGACGAGGCTCTCATCGGCGGGGTCGTCGCGCGGGTCGGCGGCTCGATCTACGACGGTTCGGTGCGCACTCAGCTCAAGCGGATGCGCGAAGCGA
- the odhB gene encoding 2-oxoglutarate dehydrogenase complex dihydrolipoyllysine-residue succinyltransferase, with the protein MSVPVEVPTLGESVTEAIIAEWLKKEGDFVEEDEIIAELETDKITVEVPAPVAGTIKKLRFAIDDSVNPGDVIADIEPGESKGGDAGDTKAEASADVAPKAAAASDEGDGADHDKVGPAVQRLVEENNLKLADIKGTGPGGRVTKGDVLEHIKDGGKSSKKAEAEKAVEASRPAVDQGALEERVTMSKLRQTVARRLVEAQHNAAMLTTFNEVDMTEIMALRKQYQDRFVKKYGIKLGFMSFFIKASIEALKAFPSVNAEIDGNDVVYKNYYNIGVAVGGGRGLVVPVLKNADQYSFAQTEQELGKLVDKAVNNKLTLPELQGGTFTISNGGIYGSMLSTPILNPPQSGILGMHNIVERPVAIDGKVEIRPIMYLALSYDHRIIDGREAVSFLVRIKECLENPERILLEV; encoded by the coding sequence ATGAGCGTACCCGTAGAGGTCCCCACCCTTGGTGAGTCTGTCACCGAGGCGATCATCGCTGAATGGCTGAAAAAAGAAGGTGATTTCGTCGAAGAAGACGAGATCATTGCCGAGCTGGAGACCGACAAGATCACCGTCGAGGTTCCCGCGCCGGTCGCAGGCACCATCAAGAAGCTGCGCTTTGCCATCGATGACTCCGTTAACCCGGGCGATGTCATCGCCGACATCGAGCCTGGCGAGTCCAAAGGCGGCGACGCCGGCGACACCAAAGCTGAGGCCTCGGCTGACGTGGCCCCCAAAGCTGCCGCGGCCTCCGACGAGGGCGACGGCGCCGACCACGATAAGGTTGGCCCGGCGGTTCAGCGCCTGGTCGAAGAGAACAACCTGAAGCTGGCCGACATCAAGGGCACCGGCCCGGGCGGACGCGTCACCAAGGGCGATGTGCTCGAGCACATCAAAGATGGCGGCAAGTCCAGCAAGAAAGCCGAAGCCGAAAAAGCCGTGGAAGCCTCTCGCCCCGCCGTTGATCAGGGCGCGCTCGAAGAGCGCGTGACCATGAGCAAGCTGCGCCAGACCGTGGCGCGCCGCCTGGTCGAAGCCCAGCACAACGCCGCGATGCTCACCACCTTCAACGAAGTCGACATGACCGAGATCATGGCGCTGCGCAAGCAGTACCAGGATCGCTTCGTTAAGAAGTACGGCATCAAGCTGGGCTTCATGTCCTTCTTCATCAAAGCCTCGATCGAAGCGCTCAAGGCCTTCCCCTCGGTCAACGCCGAGATCGACGGCAACGATGTTGTTTACAAGAACTACTACAACATCGGCGTGGCCGTCGGCGGTGGCCGCGGGCTGGTGGTGCCGGTGCTCAAGAACGCCGACCAATACAGCTTCGCGCAGACCGAGCAGGAGCTGGGCAAACTCGTCGACAAGGCCGTCAACAACAAGTTGACGCTGCCTGAGCTGCAGGGTGGCACCTTCACCATCTCCAACGGTGGCATCTACGGCTCGATGCTCTCCACGCCCATCCTCAACCCGCCGCAGTCGGGTATCCTGGGCATGCACAACATCGTGGAGCGCCCGGTCGCCATCGATGGCAAGGTCGAGATCCGCCCGATCATGTACCTGGCCCTCTCCTACGACCACCGCATCATCGATGGTCGCGAGGCGGTCAGCTTCCTGGTCCGCATCAAAGAATGCCTGGAGAACCCCGAGCGCATCCTGCTCGAAGTCTGA